The genomic stretch CCAGCAAAACTCAAGAACCTAAGAAAAACATAACTATGGATTACTATTTGCggcaaaaaaaaaactttatttaattttgttaaagaaaaacaggtcaaaattgagaaataaagatATGGGACGGAGGGAGAAATATAGAGAGGTTGCCCCAAGCAGCTAGCTAGCAGCTGGCTCAGCTGTCATtctgaacccaggtctgtctgattcaGAGCCCaaacattttcaactttttagcctggcctcaaatttatttttttaaagcctttattattttatgtatctgaactataaattttatattacacaTGTTCTAACTTTCTGTGAGATACCATGTGAttagcaaaaaaaattatttcctctgtGATATATTTGGCcagatcagaaacagaaaaatattttttcattgctatacAGGGGTACTAAAACCTGAAGAtagtaaagtatatatttttattttttattgtttatgctattacagttgctcctgcttttctcccttttcccatctctatccagcccctcctgctcccctctgtCAGTCAATCCCCATATCATTGTCCATAACCATGGGTTCGAatttaaatgcacatttaaacTGATTATATAAGGGGGGCAAGGTAccagtggaggaaaaaaaacatccaatTTACAATAAAGAGGAGATTGTTGGTGGAGCAATTTCCCTGGAAGAACTAGAGAAACTCAAGACATCCAAAAGTGGTGAATCTACAGCAAACACTGTAAAAGTATaatggaaacagagagagagtaTGTTTCTCATTTAAACTGCAGGAAGATGCTAATTGTCTTTAAGACAATCGCCCTATTTTTGGTCTTTagtaaaatcattattattttcttttattttcgaTACCTAAAGGATAAATGACACCTATTTCCCCTCTTTTCACCCTGTGGGCAGGAGAAATTAAATCCTGAGCTATATTACACCCACACTAGAGATTTTGATTTTTGCCCCCTgacctcccatccccactccaccCAGAAACACTCACCACTTTCACTCCTGTTCCACACACACCTTGCTTGCTCTTACTCTCATCTTTTGATGAAATCATTTTGATATATCTGTAAGTCCTAATCCACATCAGTCTATGTCCCTTCGTAAAACTGCTGAAACAccagtttttctttaaagttcCTGGACCTAATCCCATAGAGTCTAATCAGAGGATTTGATCAGCGTTCTAACCAGCAGCCATTAGCTGTGGCTATCTCTATGGTGAATTGTGATTATCTtgtgaatatacatttatatttaactttactttttaaaaattccttacagctatgcatttaataaatgtctctcaCCTCATTGACTACCCAGCTTACTCACAGCTATCCAATAGATAGattagatgatagatagatagatagatagatagcacaaatattaaccaaaactaaactcattttttaaaatgcagagatCTTTGAGCTTCGTGATGATACTGTTTCACAGTCGGTTTACTGCATTACTCTGAGAACAATTTGTCATAAACATCAAAGTAACATGAtatgcttttttcctcttttctccaaaGTACACAGTGGGAtatataaaatgtcaaataattaGACAAAATTGGACAATCCCACTGAGACACTAAAATATCTCCAGAGTTGAATATTTGCTATGAAACTATAAAATCTTGTTTGAAGCCTGCTTattataaacaatataatttcTTAATGTAATGGTCCCAAAATTTTTGAAGCATGACATAATGCGAATATGtttccaaatgttaaaaaaaaagccttttataCATAAGTGTGTATCGTgtataaagaagaataaatataaataagaaaagatgGACTAAATTTGGTAATGTCTTCATCAGAAAGAGTTTTGGAACTTAAAAGAAAAGTATCCTTTGAGgaataatgtaaaaatgaagtttacattcagagcagaaaaaaattgtAGCAAAATTGTGTAAAAAGATGTATGAATACCAAAATATTACCATGCTTTCCAGGAAGAAGAATATGACTTTTCATGTCTTAACCAGTAGCATATTGTTTTACAGGAACCCTCCATTCAGAAGAAATGCTGTGGCACTTCCCTCTACCCACCCAGAGTGGAACACAAGAGACTACATAGCTGAAGAAATTACAGCCTTCTTACAATGAGAGGCATTCAAGTCTAAGAAGTTTCCAGCTGAAGGAAAATAACCAACAGCTCCTCCACAGTGTAGACTGGAACGGGGAAAACATGAACATCACTAACTGTACTGCAGAAGCCAGTGTGGCTGTGAGAGCCAAGACCATCACTGAGAAGATGCTCATTTCCATGACTCTTGTGATCATCACCACCCTGACCATGTTGCTAAACTTGGCCGTGATTATGGCCATCTGTACCACCAAGAAGCTTCACCAACCTGCCAACTACCTGATCTGTTCTCTGGCCGTGACAGACCTCCTGGTGGCAGTGCTAGTCATGCCCTTGAGCATCATGTACATTGTCATGGACAGCTGGAAACTAGGGTACTTCATCTGTGAGGTGTGGCTGAGCGTGGACATGACCTGCTGCACCTGCTCCATCCTCCATCTCTGTGTGATTGCCCTGGACAGGTACTGGGCCATCACCAATGCTATTGAGTATGCCAGGAAGAGGACCGTCAAGAGGGCAGGACTGATGATCCTCACCGTCTGGACTATCTCCATCTTCATCTCCATGCCTCCTCTGTTCTGGAGAAGCCACCGgcaacccagcccaccccctagtCAGTGTGCCATCCAGCATGACCATGTCATCTACACCATCTACTCCACTCTTGGGGCATTTTATATCCCCCTGACTTTGATACTGATTCTCTATTACCGGATTTACCATGCAGCCAAGAGCCTTTACCAGAAAAGAGGGTCAAGCCGGCACTTAAGCAACAGAAGCACAGATAGCCAAAATTCATTTGCGAATTGTAAACTTACACAGACTTTTTGTGTGTCTGACTTCTCCACCTCAGATCCTACCACAGAGTTTGAAAAGATCCACACGTCCATCAGGATCCCTCCCTTTGACGGTGATCTAGATCACCCAGGAGAACGCCAGCAGATCTCTAGCACCAGGGAGCGCAAGGCAGCACGCATCCTGGGACTGATTTTGGGTGCATTCATTTTGTCATGGCTGCCGTTTTTCATCAAAGAGTTGATTGTAGGTCTGAGCATCTATACTGTGTCCTCTGAAGTGGCCGACTTTTTGACATGGCTTGGTTATGTTAATTCTCTGATCAACCCTCTGCTCTATACAAGTTTTAATGAAGACTTTAAGCTGGCTTTTAAAAAGCTCATTAGGTGCCGAGAACATACTTAGGTTGTGAAAAACCAAAAGGCATGATTTTGACCAGCCTCATGAATGGACATGGGTAAGAGGTACAACATCTTAATTCTTGAACATAGTTGGTTCAGGAGAGTTTGTAAGTATGTGTggtcttgttttttgtttgttttgttctgtttgaggCTTGTTATTTGATGTGCTGTTTGCTACTTCTGGTCTTGTTTGTGGtatatcaaataaatattgtCATGCAAAACCAGATATTTTATAGAAGTAATAATAAAGTGAATGagtaaatgctttttattattttggccATTTCAGCTCACCCTGAAATTAAAGAATGCCAAAATAAATCTTCAtttacagaatttctttttttaggtttttatgtaacatttattttttaaaagttaacaagTGCATTAAtaggaaactgaaaaacacaagaaGCAAAGAACAAAGTCATCCATAACCACAAGCAGTCTACAGTTTGACATGTCCTCAGTCCCCTGTGTATCTATCTACACAACTAAGCTTCCATTTTATGTAATTAGGATCATAAGTTATAAATCATGCTTTTTCACACATCATGAATATTTACCATTTCAAAGTCTCCAAACTATGAGTATTCTGATAACCAAGAATACACTACACCAACTCAATGTGAAAGACAAAAAGTGTAATCCTGGCTTTCTCGGTGACAAAAAATTTCATAAAGGACAAAAACAGCAACAGACAAAGATAAAGATATTGGCAAAGTTGCAATTAGATAAAGATATTGGCAAAGAATTTCTTATTACTTATAAACCAAATGTCTGAATACTTACCCTCGTGTGGCATTAAATCCAAGGTTACAGCTCCAAACACTTACAAATTCCAAGGGGTATTGCATGACTACAGAAAGTGTTAAAAAAGTGATGTGCTGCCATCTACTGCTTGCAGACGTGAGCTAAAATCATTTACTCTGACTACTAGCTCACTCCTTTCAGGGGCAAATAGTACAGATGGCATGCCTTTCCTGTTCACGATTACATAAGCTTCCTCATTCCCTAAGAAGAACCTGGGATAAATACACTGGCACTTTCCTAGGCCTGTGATTATGAATATGAAACATAAGCAAATAAGAAATAATCTAAACTTACTGTGGTCAATGTGTTGCTACATTACCTGAAAGACACTTGGGGTCTCCTCCCATTCTAAGAAGTGTCCCAGCTAAGCCTCAAACACACTCTCTCACTCTACCAGGATTAAAGTGAGAGTACATGTCAAATTTTAAAGTAGCTAAATGGGACACAgtgattaaataaagaaatatattaccTGAAGAACTTTTTTGGAGAATATTACTCATTAAGTTACCAAGTGtggaattgaaaaaattaaaagctgaaGATCTATGTTTACAGCAAAGGCCACCCAGCAGGAAATGAGCATGGAATTGTGCCTCCTGGAATCTCTGTAGCACCCATGCCCTAGAGCCAGGAGGCTGCACGTAGGACCCGAGGCCACACTGTGGCCTGACTCAGCCTCCACTGGCCAGGAGTGACCACTGTAGGTGACATGGAGGAGATCACCACTAAATCGAGAGTGATGACAGAAAGGACTGAAAGTCTGTAAATGTTTGTATACTCCTAAGGAAATGATTGTTTTAAACCTCTGCTCTTTATTTTTCACCCACAGTTCCTCATCTCTTCAGTCCTCACAGATCATTGCTTCTCTTAGTTTACTGAGAAGACATTGATTtgccccctctccacctccaTGTCTTAGCCTAATTAAGTCTACCCCCCCTCATCTTCTCttgctcctttcttctctctctcttcacccctttctttctccctcccaccccttcttccTCTACCCAATATTCTGTAGTCTAACCTATTAATTTGCTCCAGTCTCTTGGACACCAGAGTAGACTTCCTGTGGCCCTACTTCCCCCTCAAGCTCCTGCTTCATCTCTCCCCTAAATCTTCCACCTAAGTTTCTCCAATCATCAATCCACTCATTCTGCTCCACTTCCACTGAATTTTCTGCTCTATGCCAT from Phyllostomus discolor isolate MPI-MPIP mPhyDis1 chromosome 4, mPhyDis1.pri.v3, whole genome shotgun sequence encodes the following:
- the HTR1E gene encoding 5-hydroxytryptamine receptor 1E is translated as MNITNCTAEASVAVRAKTITEKMLISMTLVIITTLTMLLNLAVIMAICTTKKLHQPANYLICSLAVTDLLVAVLVMPLSIMYIVMDSWKLGYFICEVWLSVDMTCCTCSILHLCVIALDRYWAITNAIEYARKRTVKRAGLMILTVWTISIFISMPPLFWRSHRQPSPPPSQCAIQHDHVIYTIYSTLGAFYIPLTLILILYYRIYHAAKSLYQKRGSSRHLSNRSTDSQNSFANCKLTQTFCVSDFSTSDPTTEFEKIHTSIRIPPFDGDLDHPGERQQISSTRERKAARILGLILGAFILSWLPFFIKELIVGLSIYTVSSEVADFLTWLGYVNSLINPLLYTSFNEDFKLAFKKLIRCREHT